In one Silene latifolia isolate original U9 population chromosome 10, ASM4854445v1, whole genome shotgun sequence genomic region, the following are encoded:
- the LOC141604674 gene encoding protein DA1-like, whose translation MGWLNKIFKGSNHKLYEGHNNDSYVDNGVVSNTASTSEEPDVQDDDEDIDRAIALSLLEEDNRRTPVFDHGSQVKEDEELARALQESLKVESPPQTPQAPQAPHYEYGNGSLVQPISVPYPTGYRICAGCRSEIGFGRFLSCMGGLWHPECFRCHGCNSPISGYEFSMYGGYPYHKACYKEQYHPKCGVCRQFIPTNPAGLIEYRAHPFWDQKYCPSHELDGTPRCCSCERMEPQDTGYVPLADGRKLCLECLDSAVMDTNECQPLYLDIQEFYECLNMKVEQHVPLLLVERQALNEAMEGEKQGHHHMPETRGLCLSEEQTISTVLRRPRVGPGTRTMDMVTEPYRLTRRCDVTAILVLYGLPRLLTGSILAHEMMHAWLRLKGFRMLNPQIEEGICQVLAYMWLESQLGPNSVPRNQSVLPAGLAARSSSSSTRSPFEMKLGQFFRNQIESDISPVYGDGFRAAHQTVLKYGLPRTLDHIQMTGSLPF comes from the exons ATGGGTTGGCTTAATAAAATTTTCAAAGGTTCTAATCATAAACTGTATGAAGGTCATAATAATGATTCATATGTTGATAATGGTGTTGTTTCCAATACAGCGTCTACTTCTGAG GAGCCTGATGTACAGGACGATGACGAGGACATAGATCGAGCAATTGCATTGTCACTTTTGGAAGAGGACAACAGAAGGACGCCTGTTTTTG ATCATGGTTCTCAAGTGAAggaggatgaagaacttgctagGGCTCTTCAAGAAAGTTTAAAGGTTGAGTCTCCTCCACAGACTCCACAGGCTCCACAGGCGCCACACTATGAATATGGGAATGGAAGTCTGGTTCAACCAATTTCTGTACCCTACCCCACAGGTTACAG GATCTGTGCTGGCTGTCGCTCGGAGATTGGTTTTGGCCGTTTTTTGAGTTGCATGGGTGGACTTTGGCATCCTGAATGTTTCAGATGCCATGGTTGCAATTCACCCATTTCAGGATATGAG TTTTCTATGTACGGAGGCTATCCTTATCATAAAGCTTGCTACAAAGAGCAGTACCACCCAAAATGTGGTGTATGCAGGCAGTTT ATTCCAACAAATCCTGCTGGCCTTATTGAGTATAGGGCACATCCCTTTTGGGACCAGAAATACTGTCCTTCTCACGAGCTTGATGGCACTCCAAGATGTTGTAGCTGTGAAAGAATGGAG CCACAAGATACAGGCTATGTTCCACTCGCTGACGGTCGTAAACTATGCTTAGAGTGTCTCGACTCTGCAGTCATGGATACAAATGAATGCCAGCCACTTTACCTTGACATTCAAGAATTTTATGAATGCTTGAATATGAAAGTGGAGCAGCATGTTCCTCTGCTTTTGGTTGAAAGGCAAGCATTAAACGAAGCAATGGAGGGAGAAAAGCAA GGTCATCATCATATGCCTGAGACAAGAGGGCTTTGCCTCTCTGAAGAGCAGACTATTTCTACG GTGTTACGAAGACCAAGGGTTGGACCTGGGACTAGAACTATGGACATGGTAACAGAACCTTACAGGTTGACTCGGCGTTGTGACGTCACTGCAATCCTTGTCTTGTATGGCCTTCCCAG GTTGCTTACTGGTTCCATCTTGGCTCATGAGATGATGCATGCTTGGCTTCGACTGAAAG GTTTCCGAATGCTTAATCCACAAATTGAGGAAGGCATCTGCCAGGTGCTGGCGTACATGTGGCTAGAGTCACAGCTCGGCCCCAACTCTGTTCCTAGAAACCAGTCGGTTTTACCCGCTGGACTTGCTGCCAGATCATCAAGCAGCAGCACAAGATCACCGTTCGAGATGAAGCTAGGTCAGTTTTTCAGAAACCAGATTGAGTCCGATATTTCGCCTGTTTATGGGGATGGTTTTAGAGCTGCTCATCAAACAGTGCTCAAATATGGTCTTCCTAGAACACTTGACCATATACAAATGACTGGTTCCCTTCCTTTTTGA